A window from Thermodesulfobacteriota bacterium encodes these proteins:
- a CDS encoding TRAP transporter small permease subunit: MVRRLVRSMDLVSDVVGHLMGWAVFLLMALILVEVFTRYVLPTAPIAVADEMGGYALVAVTFLGLGYTWKERGHVRVEFLVTVLPPKVQRVLRVVTLAVAAAFGFVMIQASYDLVSFTMLFGTRSGSWLRVPMQWPQLSLVLGSGLLTLQLLAELVKALAGPDWEKEV, encoded by the coding sequence ATGGTCAGGCGCCTGGTTCGGTCCATGGACCTCGTCTCGGACGTGGTGGGCCACCTGATGGGCTGGGCGGTCTTCCTCCTCATGGCGCTGATCCTGGTGGAGGTCTTCACCCGGTACGTGCTGCCGACGGCGCCCATCGCGGTGGCGGACGAGATGGGGGGGTACGCCCTCGTCGCGGTCACCTTTCTGGGTCTCGGGTACACCTGGAAGGAACGGGGACACGTGCGGGTGGAGTTCCTGGTCACGGTTCTTCCTCCCAAGGTGCAGCGGGTCCTCCGGGTGGTCACCCTGGCCGTGGCCGCGGCCTTCGGCTTCGTGATGATCCAGGCGAGCTACGACCTCGTCTCCTTCACGATGCTCTTCGGAACCCGCAGCGGAAGCTGGCTCCGAGTGCCCATGCAGTGGCCCCAGCTCTCGCTGGTGCTCGGCTCCGGGCTCCTCACCCTCCAGCTCCTCGCGGAGCTCGTGAAGGCGCTCGCGGGTCCCGATTGGGAGAAGGAGGTCTGA